ACGACGTCGAAAAAGCGCCGCGGGGTGGACCTGCGGCAGTACGGCATCCTGGCCGCGCTCGTCGTCATCATCGTGCTCTTCCAGATCCTCACCGGTGGCCGGCTGCTCTACCCGGGCAACGTGTCCAACCTGATCCAGCAGAACGCATACGTGCTGATCCTGGCCATCGGCATGGTCATGGTGATCATCGCCGGGCACATCGACCTGTCCGTGGGGTCGGTGGTGGCGGTGGTCGGTGCCGTGGCCGCGCTGTCGATGAACGACTGGGGCCTGCCCTGGTGGGGCGCCGTCGCGCTGGCGCTCGTCGTTGGCGCCCTGATCGGTGCGTGGCAGGGCTTTTGGGTGGCGTTTGTGGGGATCCCGGCGTTCATTGTCACGCTGGCCGGGATGCTGATCTTCCGCGGCCTGGCCCTGGTGCTGCTGTCCGGTGGCACGGTCAGCGGGCTGCCGCGGCCGTACGTGGCGATCAGTTCCGGCACTCTGCCCACCACTGGCACTCCGGACCTGATCACCCTGGGCATCGGCGCCGTTGCCTCGGTGGCGGTGATTGTGCAGCAGCTGCGCAGCCGCGGCAATCTGGTCCGGCTGGGCCTGCCGCGCGAGCGGGCGCTGTCCTTCTGGTTCAAGATCGGCGTGGCCGTGGTGGCCATCATGTACCTCTGCTATCTGCTGGCGTACAACCGGGGCACGCCGTTCATCCTGATCACGCTGGCCGTGCTGGTGCTGGCGTATTCGTTCCTGCTCACCCGCACCGTGTTCGGCCGGCACATCTACGCGATGGGCGGGAACCTGAACGCCGCGATGATGTCCGGCGTGAAGACGCAGTGGGTGAACTTCTTCATCTTCGTGAACATGGGATTCCTCGCCGGGCTGGCCGGCGTGGTCGCCACCTCGCGGGCCGGGGGAGCGGTGGCCGCGGCCGGCGCGGGGTTCGAGCTGGATGCCATTGCCGCGGTGTTCATCGGCGGGGCGTCGGTGCAGGGCGGGGTGGGCACCGTGATTGGCGCGGTGATCGGCGGCCTGGTGATGGGCGTGCTGAACCAGGGGCTGTCCATCCTGTCCGTGGACGCGGCGTGGCAGCAGATCATCAAGGGTCTGGTGCTGCTGCTCGCGGTGGCGTTCGGGTTCAGCCGGCGGCGGAGTGTGCGTTAGGGTCTGTTTCTCCGATAGATTCGGGAGCATGACTTTGCGGAAAGACGAGATATCGGTGCTGTCGGTGTGGGGCACCGGAGGGGCGGCGGGCCATGTCTGAGGAGCTCGGCGGCTTGATCCCGCTGCTGTTCGCCCTGATTTTCCTGCCGGGCCTCTGCGTTGCCATGACACGGCAGGCCGCCGACGGCCTGATGGGCCCGAACGGCGTCGCCGGGATCCGTACCCGGTACACCAAGGCCTCGGACGAAGCATGGACTGCCGGGCACCGGGCTGCCCTTCCGGTGGTGAAGAAGATGTGGCCCGTGACCGGCGTCGGCGTGCTGGCTGCCCTGGTTGTGCAGTTCACGGCGGGCGGGGCATGGGGTATCGGCGTGGCTTCCCTGACGCTCGTAGTTCAGGTGGCAATCGTCCTCCGTTCCGCGGCAGCTGCGAACGGCGCCGCGCGCGCCGTCGGCGCCTAGATGCGCAGCTGAGGCCGGGCAGGAGCTGCCCGGCCTCAGGACTGCCGGCCCTGGTGTCCGGTCACGGTGTTTGCTTGCCCGCGGGTCAGGCGTCCTTGAGGTCAATCCCCTTGGTTTCGGGCATCAGCCACACGGCCACCGCGGTGCATGCGCACAGGAACATGATGTA
This genomic interval from Arthrobacter sp. zg-Y820 contains the following:
- the mmsB gene encoding multiple monosaccharide ABC transporter permease, which encodes MDLRQYGILAALVVIIVLFQILTGGRLLYPGNVSNLIQQNAYVLILAIGMVMVIIAGHIDLSVGSVVAVVGAVAALSMNDWGLPWWGAVALALVVGALIGAWQGFWVAFVGIPAFIVTLAGMLIFRGLALVLLSGGTVSGLPRPYVAISSGTLPTTGTPDLITLGIGAVASVAVIVQQLRSRGNLVRLGLPRERALSFWFKIGVAVVAIMYLCYLLAYNRGTPFILITLAVLVLAYSFLLTRTVFGRHIYAMGGNLNAAMMSGVKTQWVNFFIFVNMGFLAGLAGVVATSRAGGAVAAAGAGFELDAIAAVFIGGASVQGGVGTVIGAVIGGLVMGVLNQGLSILSVDAAWQQIIKGLVLLLAVAFGFSRRRSVR
- a CDS encoding SdpI family protein, whose amino-acid sequence is MSEELGGLIPLLFALIFLPGLCVAMTRQAADGLMGPNGVAGIRTRYTKASDEAWTAGHRAALPVVKKMWPVTGVGVLAALVVQFTAGGAWGIGVASLTLVVQVAIVLRSAAAANGAARAVGA